The DNA window GTCAATCCCAATTTTTCCCATCAAGTCTTTGACTTAACGTTCCCCATCCCCTTAATTTTCCTGTACGATCACAAAAATAGCTACGCGCCACCATGTTGCCTTGGGAGGGGAACTGACCATGATCCGTTCGGAACTGATCCAGAAAATCGCCGATGAGAACCCGCATCTGTATCAACGGGATGTGGAACGGATCGTAAATACAGTATTCGAAGAGGTGACCGGCGCCATGGCGCGGGGCGACCGGGTCGAACTGCGTGGCTTTGGCGCCTTTTCGGTGAAAAAGCGCGACGCGCGGATTGGTCGCAATCCAAGAACCGGCGAAACAGTGCATGTCGAAGAAAAGCACGTGCCGTTCTTCAAGACCGGCAAGTT is part of the Falsiruegeria litorea R37 genome and encodes:
- the ihfB gene encoding integration host factor subunit beta, yielding MIRSELIQKIADENPHLYQRDVERIVNTVFEEVTGAMARGDRVELRGFGAFSVKKRDARIGRNPRTGETVHVEEKHVPFFKTGKLLRDRLNGK